A genomic segment from Gopherus evgoodei ecotype Sinaloan lineage chromosome 6, rGopEvg1_v1.p, whole genome shotgun sequence encodes:
- the PTGER4 gene encoding prostaglandin E2 receptor EP4 subtype — MSFDHTTIYTIANSSTSEHGDGKPPTIPTVMFIFGVVGNLIAIVVLCKSRKEQKETTFYTLVCGLAITDLLGTCLVSPVTIATYLQNRWPGGLALCEYSSFILLFFGLSGLSIICAMSIERYLAINHAYFYNHYVDKKLAGLTLFAIYVSNVLFCALPSMGLGKSTLQYPKTWCFIDWKTKEATHAAYSYMYAGFSSFLIMVTVVCNVLVCVALIRMHRQFMRRTSLGTDNTASRLSDFRRRRSFRRMAGAEIQMVILLIATSLVVVICSIPLVVRVFVNQLYRPDVVKDVSQNPDLQAIRIASVNPILDPWVYILLRKTVLSKVIEKIKCLFCRIGGARRQHSGSNFNCADGRRTSSAMSSHSPSFISRELREISSTSQTLLYPPELSESSTGGRMLLPGTSAGLAQCDTSSVRTLRSSETSDSLPGQDSESVFLVNEVGSGGKAGSGGEASSVPKSSSLQVTFPSETLNLSEKCI; from the exons ATGTCTTTTGACCACACCACCATATACACAATAGCAAACAGTTCCACTAGTGAGCATGGGGACGGCAAGCCCCCCACCATCCCCACTGTCATGTTCATCTTTGGTGTGGTGGGCAACCTGATCGCCATCGTGGTGCTTTGCAAGTCCAggaaggagcagaaggagacCACTTTCTACACACTGGTGTGTGGGCTGGCAATCACTGATCTTTTGGGGACCTGTCTGGTGAGCCCAGTCACTATTGCCACATACCTGCAGAACCGCTGGCCGGGTGGACTAGCACTGTGTGAATACAGCTCCTTCATCCTCCTTTTCTTCGGGCTCTCTGGCCTCAGTATCATCTGTGCCATGTCTATAGAAAGGTACCTGGCCATTAACCATGCCTATTTCTACAACCATTATGTGGATAAGAAGCTGGCAGGGCTCACTCTCTTTGCCATCTATGTCTCCAATGTGCTGTTCTGCGCCCTGCCCAGCATGGGACTGGGCAAATCTACCTTACAGTACCCCAAAACTTGGTGTTTCATAGACTGGAAGACCAAGGAGGCCACCCATGCTGCCTACTCCTACATGTATGCCGGCTTCAGCTCCTTCCTAATCATGGTCACAGTAGTCTGCAATGTCTTGGTGTGTGTGGCCCTGATTCGCATGCATCGCCAGTTCATGCGACGCACCTCCCTGGGCACAGACAACACCGCCAGCCGCTTGTCTGACTTTCGCCGGCGCAGGAGCTTTCGTCGCATGGCTGGAGCAGAGATCCAGATGGTCATTTTGCTTATTGCCACCTCCCTGGTTGTGGTCATCTGCTCCATTCCTCTGGTG GTACGTGTCTTTGTGAACCAACTGTACCGGCCAGACGTAGTGAAGGATGTCAGTCAAAACCCCGACTTGCAGGCCATCCGCATTGCTTCAGTGAACCCCATCCTGGACCCATGGGTCTACATCCTCCTCCGCAAGACAGTGCTCAGCAAAGTCATAGAGAAAATCAAGTGCCTCTTCTGCCGCATTGGAGGGGCTCGAAGGCAACACTCTGGGAGCAATTTCAACTGTGCGGATGGACGCCGAACCTCCTCCGCCATGTCCAGCCACTCACCCTCCTTCATCTCTCGGGAGCTGAGGGAGATCAGTAGCACCTCACAGACACTGCTCTACCCTCCAGAGCTAAGCGAAAGTAGCACTGGGGGTCGCATGCTGCTGCCAGGAACCAGTGCTGGTCTGGCTCAGTGTGACACTTCATCAGTGAGGACACTACGCAgctcagagacctcagactctTTGCCAGGACAGGACTCTGAGAGTGTCTTTCTGGTGAATGAAGTAGGGTCTGGTGGCAAAGCTGGGTCTGGTGGCGAAGCCAGCTCTGTGCCCAAAAGCAGCTCCCTCCAGGTCACCTTTCCCAGTGAAACATTGAACTTATCAGAAAAGTGTATATAG